One window of the Ureibacillus sp. FSL W7-1570 genome contains the following:
- the arcC gene encoding carbamate kinase, producing MEKKKVVIALGGNAIQTGDGSEEAQQNAIRKTVALLVEIVKLGCQIVITHGNGPQVGNILLQQKIAGTQGIPPMSLDTCGAMSQGMIGYWIEKELDDALREQGIEKNVASIITRTEVDLNDPAFENPTKPIGPYYSREEATQIMQQTGAKYAEFPGRGWRQVVPSPQPMNIIEHSVIEKLVSLDFIVICAGGGGIPVYKENHKYIGVDAVIDKDLGSEKLAELINADVLLILTDVDHVYLHFHQPNERPLKKVSTAELKRHIEEGHFEKGSMLPKVEAAIKFVESRPDRVAIITSLDKALDALLGQAGTIVEK from the coding sequence ATGGAGAAAAAGAAAGTTGTCATCGCCTTGGGGGGCAATGCCATCCAAACGGGGGATGGCTCGGAAGAAGCGCAACAAAACGCCATCAGAAAAACGGTTGCACTGTTGGTTGAAATTGTGAAACTTGGTTGTCAGATTGTGATCACCCATGGCAATGGCCCACAAGTCGGCAACATTTTATTGCAGCAAAAGATTGCAGGAACACAAGGGATTCCACCGATGTCACTGGATACGTGCGGCGCCATGAGCCAAGGGATGATCGGCTACTGGATTGAAAAGGAGCTGGATGATGCATTAAGGGAGCAAGGAATTGAAAAAAACGTGGCATCAATCATCACAAGAACGGAAGTGGATCTAAATGATCCGGCGTTTGAGAATCCGACAAAACCGATCGGCCCCTATTACTCAAGGGAAGAAGCAACGCAAATCATGCAACAGACCGGCGCAAAATATGCAGAGTTTCCTGGAAGAGGATGGCGTCAAGTCGTTCCGTCTCCTCAACCAATGAATATTATCGAACACAGTGTCATTGAAAAGCTTGTGAGTTTGGATTTTATCGTCATTTGCGCCGGTGGAGGGGGAATTCCGGTTTATAAGGAAAACCATAAGTATATTGGGGTGGATGCGGTCATCGATAAAGATTTGGGTTCCGAAAAACTGGCTGAATTGATCAATGCCGATGTCCTGCTCATATTGACGGATGTCGATCATGTGTATCTTCATTTCCATCAGCCAAATGAACGGCCTTTGAAAAAGGTTTCAACCGCTGAGTTGAAAAGGCATATTGAGGAAGGCCATTTCGAAAAAGGAAGCATGCTGCCAAAGGTTGAAGCAGCCATCAAATTTGTGGAATCCAGACCGGATCGGGTGGCCATCATCACCTCTTTGGACAAAGCGCTCGATGCACTGTTGGGACAAGCCGGAACCATTGTTGAAAAATGA